The Leptospira andrefontaineae genome has a segment encoding these proteins:
- a CDS encoding sensor histidine kinase, which translates to MIEIEIVTTPRLTAFPIFLAFSRGYFEEEDVLVRVRALKSYEAVLAHLREGRAEAGEIPFTAWAHQQLKKTSPHWTFYRGIILSCLVHGFYSASYMEAESIRDSYHSFLPILHPYSLDRFVAEEFFRSENYHRRKPVPYLTTRPTLLAHEFIRAECLGAAASLQEYPFFGEKGYCLTVENEIPPYYLPTNMLVFTGRFASKFPEEANRVSRAIKKAMEDLANNVAYEGDSFVADWVGPCPWKPGELDGFYRRPVPELGKILSGMPSLEDVRFVMEMYGKTFPGLDGGKKILENLAHSVADNPFPKFPSSIKQTNSKLYNGYYSNGKSKFGNIVKDISPLRSLVSEMKELALSLFLGRREVSLDTQLPKSPYLFIRSTVNAILDYLNQEIRDIEEKNKRLSEDNYLLETRLDISDLKRQTTEERYRYMFEFATDAMIIVNADTRMIVDANRRFREVSGYQTSEIKNIRLARVLPDILEQTELKSPGGKDQNMTFIPEAGLILKDGTKFSVGLSVTGFSAETKRFYQIQVNDNALILESEKIKHEFISNISHELRSPMTNIQGYFDLLFTNDQLSLDKDQKEMTDVIRKNVRRLNFLIDNLLQLEKKDSQTSEEMYEVFDPLTVIEEVLYINSPSASESGLTVTTNLSENLKLKGVRFEFSQIITNFFVNAIKYTEKGGIDVSLKKIADKKVEVRFTDTGIGIDPKYKELIFERFFRIPDQRNRTVGGTGLGLSISRTLINKMGGEVIVEPNQKGGSIFKVILPLYSE; encoded by the coding sequence GTGATAGAAATAGAGATAGTCACAACTCCGAGGCTCACAGCCTTTCCTATATTTCTCGCCTTTAGCCGAGGATACTTTGAAGAAGAAGACGTACTTGTTAGAGTACGTGCTCTCAAAAGTTACGAGGCAGTTCTTGCTCATTTGAGAGAAGGTAGGGCAGAAGCAGGAGAAATTCCTTTCACCGCATGGGCTCACCAGCAACTCAAAAAAACTTCCCCTCATTGGACTTTTTATAGAGGGATCATTTTATCTTGTTTGGTGCATGGATTTTATTCCGCATCTTATATGGAAGCGGAGTCCATTAGAGATTCTTATCATAGTTTTTTACCGATCTTACATCCTTATTCCTTGGACAGATTCGTCGCAGAAGAATTTTTTCGTTCAGAAAACTATCATCGTAGAAAGCCGGTACCTTATCTTACTACAAGGCCTACATTACTTGCTCATGAATTCATTCGTGCGGAGTGTTTGGGGGCTGCTGCCTCACTCCAAGAGTATCCATTTTTTGGGGAGAAGGGTTACTGCCTCACTGTAGAAAACGAAATCCCACCTTATTATTTACCTACGAATATGCTCGTATTCACGGGAAGGTTCGCTTCTAAATTTCCGGAAGAGGCAAATAGAGTTTCCAGAGCGATCAAAAAGGCGATGGAAGATCTGGCAAACAATGTGGCATACGAAGGAGATTCTTTTGTGGCCGATTGGGTTGGTCCTTGTCCTTGGAAACCAGGAGAACTAGACGGATTTTATAGAAGACCCGTCCCTGAACTTGGAAAAATTTTATCCGGAATGCCTTCCTTGGAAGATGTACGTTTTGTGATGGAAATGTACGGAAAAACTTTCCCAGGTTTGGATGGGGGGAAAAAGATTTTAGAAAATCTAGCTCATTCGGTAGCAGATAATCCCTTTCCTAAATTTCCTTCTTCGATTAAACAAACTAATTCCAAACTTTATAATGGATATTATTCCAACGGAAAATCCAAGTTTGGGAATATAGTAAAGGATATCTCCCCGCTCAGAAGTTTAGTTTCTGAGATGAAAGAATTGGCCCTTTCTCTCTTTTTAGGAAGAAGAGAAGTTTCCCTGGATACACAACTTCCTAAAAGCCCTTACCTTTTTATACGTTCCACTGTGAATGCAATATTAGATTATTTGAATCAAGAGATCCGGGATATCGAGGAGAAGAATAAAAGGCTTTCCGAGGACAATTACCTCTTGGAAACCAGATTGGATATAAGTGATCTAAAACGACAAACTACAGAAGAAAGATATCGGTATATGTTCGAGTTTGCAACGGATGCAATGATCATTGTAAACGCAGATACGAGAATGATCGTAGATGCAAACAGAAGATTCAGAGAAGTTTCAGGATACCAAACTTCAGAGATCAAAAATATCCGCCTTGCAAGGGTACTTCCCGATATTCTGGAACAAACAGAATTAAAATCTCCCGGAGGAAAGGACCAAAACATGACTTTCATTCCGGAAGCGGGCTTGATCCTAAAAGACGGTACTAAATTTTCGGTGGGCCTGAGTGTTACCGGTTTCAGCGCGGAGACAAAAAGATTCTATCAGATCCAAGTAAATGATAACGCATTAATTTTAGAGTCAGAGAAGATCAAACATGAGTTCATATCCAATATATCTCATGAACTTAGATCTCCAATGACGAATATCCAAGGATATTTCGATCTTCTATTCACAAATGATCAACTTTCTTTGGACAAAGACCAAAAGGAAATGACAGATGTGATCCGCAAAAATGTTAGAAGGTTGAATTTCCTAATCGATAACCTTCTACAATTGGAAAAGAAAGATTCGCAAACTTCAGAGGAGATGTATGAGGTCTTTGATCCGCTAACCGTGATTGAAGAAGTCCTTTATATCAATTCTCCTTCTGCATCTGAAAGCGGGCTGACAGTGACTACGAATCTTTCTGAAAATCTAAAACTAAAAGGAGTGAGATTCGAGTTCTCTCAGATCATTACGAATTTTTTCGTGAACGCGATAAAATATACTGAGAAAGGTGGGATCGACGTCTCTCTTAAAAAAATCGCGGATAAAAAAGTAGAGGTCCGATTTACGGACACTGGGATCGGCATAGATCCTAAATATAAAGAACTGATCTTCGAAAGATTTTTTAGAATACCGGATCAAAGGAACAGAACTGTGGGCGGTACTGGACTCGGACTTTCTATCAGTCGAACTTTAATCAATAAAATGGGAGGAGAAGTCATCGTAGAGCCGAACCAAAAGGGTGGCAGCATTTTTAAGGTGATTTTACCTTTGTATTCTGAATGA
- a CDS encoding LIC_20245 family lipoprotein, giving the protein MNQKRTYLILSILIISLIGIFYLLFPGTPTPENTSYQGGLSEETLTRQESSLFEGGSFLDFSGHVEETAPGPVAVSAEPGSKPSRTKSYLESLSPEERAKLYEQMYEKFKPLTEKFPNNSLIPRKLSEEEIAKKKENEDHYYRVQREILERKDVPKEEMSFYLNTKLKRSDDMLEILKYGMENYQKLVGENPKSANLEYEKLLKERLDGISKSREEVISAQKGN; this is encoded by the coding sequence ATGAATCAAAAAAGAACGTATCTAATTTTATCTATACTCATCATTTCCTTGATTGGAATTTTTTATCTTCTATTTCCGGGAACTCCTACACCGGAAAACACAAGTTACCAAGGTGGGCTTTCCGAAGAGACTTTAACTAGACAAGAAAGCTCTTTATTCGAAGGAGGATCCTTCTTAGATTTTTCAGGACATGTAGAAGAGACAGCCCCTGGACCGGTTGCAGTTAGTGCAGAACCTGGTTCTAAACCTAGTAGAACAAAATCTTACCTAGAAAGTTTAAGTCCGGAAGAAAGAGCTAAATTATATGAACAAATGTATGAAAAGTTCAAACCTCTTACCGAAAAATTCCCGAATAATTCTCTTATTCCTAGAAAACTTTCGGAAGAAGAAATAGCTAAGAAAAAAGAGAATGAAGATCATTATTATAGAGTACAAAGAGAAATATTAGAAAGAAAGGATGTGCCTAAAGAAGAAATGTCATTCTATCTAAATACAAAACTCAAAAGATCCGACGATATGTTAGAGATCCTGAAATATGGAATGGAGAATTATCAAAAATTAGTGGGAGAAAATCCTAAATCTGCCAATCTAGAATATGAGAAACTTCTAAAGGAAAGATTGGATGGGATTTCTAAGAGTAGGGAAGAAGTGATCTCTGCCCAAAAGGGAAATTGA